The proteins below are encoded in one region of Hordeum vulgare subsp. vulgare chromosome 3H, MorexV3_pseudomolecules_assembly, whole genome shotgun sequence:
- the LOC123439469 gene encoding uncharacterized protein LOC123439469, translated as MAQPPQWKAMYQYVTRRAHDGCARVEESVAAARGALATPMVLDTRDAAGRCTLLHSAVTHVEHASDCLSGFIVSVVVAELLVLHGCGAVPSRPVASIDGLRRNRDDHDEWLALSRLEAAREHGQDALRGVEGAFTLLASVRFMLRSRTPDAAGRRQAMEEQLHAAAVELQAVVGSVANMSALAFLATQPAIRNRIQ; from the coding sequence GGCGCACGACGGCTGCGCCCGCGTCGAGGAAAGCGTCGCCGCGGCGCGCGGAGCGCTGGCGACCCCGATGGTGCTGGACACCCGCGACGCCGCGGGGCGGTGCACGTTGCTGCATTCCGCGGTGACCCACGTCGAGCACGCATCCGACTGCCTCTCCGGTTTCATAGTCAgcgtggtggtggcggagctccTGGTGCTCCATGGCTGCGGGGCCGTCCCGTCGAGGCCGGTGGCCAGCATCGACGGCCTCCGCCGCAACCGCGACGACCACGACGAGTGGCTCGCTCTGAGCAGGCTCGAGGCCGCCAGGGAGCACGGCCAGGACGCGCTCCGCGGAGTGGAGGGGGCCTTCACCCTCCTGGCCTCCGTCCGGTTCATGCTTCGCAGCCGGACCCCCGACGCCGCCGGGCGCCGGCAAGCCATGGAAGAGCAGCTCCACGCCGCCGCCGTCGAACTTCAGGCCGTGGTGGGCAGCGTGGCGAACATGTCCGCGCTGGCTTTCTTGGCCACTCAGCCTGCCATCCGCAACCGCATCCAGTGA